In a single window of the Salmo trutta chromosome 23, fSalTru1.1, whole genome shotgun sequence genome:
- the LOC115159073 gene encoding serine/threonine-protein phosphatase with EF-hands 2-like encodes MGCGFAKSDQLKKRDRETSLLVPAATAMRAALLIQRWYRQYVARLEMRRRCTWNIFQSIEYAGEQDQIKLYNFFGYLMDHFTPASSERNLISHIFRENNICRNVDWERYFCYKSIEVPELYSGPHLSFPITCSNAAELVEAFKNKQQLHSRYVLQLLGETWRLLRILPNISQISTCHSKEITICGDLHGHLEDLLLVFYKNGLPSSEKPYVFNGDFVDRGKDSLEILLILFSFLLVYPNDVHLNRGNHEDHIVNLRYGFTKEVLGKYRLHGKKILKLLQKIFSWLPLATVIDHKVLVLHGGISDTTDLHLISRVDRHKYVSALRPPKRTRQNRSGMIDSDLEDDDPTSKPVDSSRRRVHSLTHSSSTGSRHEVQRRSLQGLNNRVTCSVEEELKERRRQAGLSQSYGDLRNSLANSDSDPDSGELLESYGDEWKQIVDMLWSDPMPQDGCVPNDVRGGGCYWGPDVTEEVLRRHNLTLLIRSHECKQEGYEFCHNRRVLTIFSASNYYEVGSNRGAYIRMGPDLVPHFIQYQANRATRALTLRQSVGRTERSALRALREKLFAHKSDLISSFQEYDPENIGLISLGHWACAMEAVLRLGLPWRVLRSQLVGDTLDGMLDYHLWFRELAITEPNTELSNASLLETMYKHHSNLETIFRIIDTDNSGLISFEEFRQTWKLLSSHLQTEISDEAISDLAVSIDFNKDGSIDINEFMEAFRLVGGDLLQNEGDPH; translated from the exons ATGGGATGTGGCTTTGCAAAATCAGACCAGCTGAAGAAACGCGACAGAGAAA CCAGCCTCTTAGTCCCAG CTGCCACAG CAATGAGGGCAGCTCTCCTGATCCAACGTTGGTACCGTCAGTACGTGGCACGGCTGGAGATGAGACGCAGGTGCACCTGGAACATCTTCCAGTCCATCGAGTACGCAGGGGAGCAGGATCAGATTAAG CTCTACAACTTCTTTGGCTACCTCATGGATCACTTCACTCCAGCCAGCAGTGAGC GGAACCTGATCTCACACATCTTCCGTGAGAACAACATCTGCCGTAATGTAGATTGGGAGAGGTACTTCTGCTACAAGAGCATTGAGGTACCAGAGCTGTACTCTGGtccccacctctctttccccataACATGTTCCAATGCAGCTGAGCTGGTGGAGGCCTTCAAGAACAAACAA CAGCTCCATTCTCGCTATGTCCTTCAGCTCCTTGGGGAGacctggaggctgctgaggatcCTCCCCAACATCAGTCAGATCTCCACCTGCCACAGCAAGGAGATCACCATCTGTG GAGACTTACATGGGCATCTTGAGGATCTTTTGTTGGTCTTCTACAAG AATGGTTTACCATCGTCTGAGAAGCCTTATGTCTTCAATGGAGACTTTGTGGATCGAGGAAAAGATTCCCTGGAGATCCTCCTCATCTTGTTTTCCTTTCTTCTGGTCTATCCTAATGATGTCCATCTGAACAGAGGCAACCACGAGGACCATATCGTTAACCTAAG ATATGGCTTCACCAAAGAGGTGCTTGGAAAATACAGG CTTCATGGCAAGAAGATTCTAAAACTTCTCCAGAAGATCTTTAGCTGGTTGCCCCTGGCGACAGTAATTGACCACAAGGTGTTGGTTCTGCACGGCGGTATCTCAGACACCACGGACCTTCACCTCATTTCCAGGGTGGACAGACATAAA TATGTTTCAGCTCTCCGGCCTCCCAAGAGGACGAGGCAAAACAGGTCAGGTATGATTGACTCCGATCTAGAAGACGATGACCCAACCTCCAAGCCTGTGGACAGCAGCAGGCGCCGGGTCCACTCCCTGACCCACAGCAGCAGCACGGGGAGCAGGCATGAGGTCCAGCGTCGCTCCCTGCAGGGCCTGAACAACAGGGTGACCTGCTCTGTAGAAGAGGAGCTGAAGGAGAGACGCAGGCAGGCCGGACTTAGCCAGTCCTACGGAGACCTCCGTAACTCACTGGCTAACTCTGACTCTGACCCAGACTCTGGAGAGCTGCTGGAGTCATACGGGGACGAGTGGAAACAG ATTGTAGACATGCTATGGAGCGACCCCATGCCCCAGGATGGCTGTGTCCCCAACGATGTGCGAGGTGGAGGATGTTACTGGGGTCCTGACGTGACAGAAGAGGTCCTGCGACGTCACAACCTCACGCTGCTCATACGCTCACATGAGTGCAAGCAAGAGGGCTACGAGTTCTGCCACAACCGCAGG gtCCTAACCATATTTTCTGCATCTAACTACTATGAGGTGGGAAGCAACAGAGGAGCGTACATCAGGATGGGTCCTGACCTGGTGCCTCACTTCATCCAGTACCAGGCCAACAGGGCTACCAGGGCGCTCACACTGAGACAAAG TGTTGGGCGGACTGAGCGTTCAGCTCTCAGGGCTTTGAGGGAAAAGCTGTTTGCACATAAGTCAGACCTTATCAGTTCCTTTCAAGAATACGACCCGGAAAATATAG GGCTGATCTCTCTGGGCCACTGGGCCTGTGCCATGGAGGCTGTGTTGAGGCTGGGTCTACCCTGGAGGGTGCTGCGGTCTCAGCTAGTGGGAGACACTCTGGATGGCATGCTGGACTATCATCTCTGGTTCAGAGAACTAGCCATCACCGAGCCCAACACAGAG CTCTCGAATGCCAGTCTGCTTGAGACCATGTATAAGCACCACTCCAACCTGGAGACCATCTTCAGGATCATAGACACAGACAACTCAG